A portion of the Streptomyces sp. NBC_00376 genome contains these proteins:
- a CDS encoding IS110 family transposase, with protein sequence MSRIWAGTDCGKTHHHCLVLDSEGDTLLSRRVANDEPELLKLIGDVLDLADGGKTTWALDMTGGEPGLLIALLVNHGQELVYIPGIAVNRATDSYRGQGKTDARDARVIADQARMRRDLQPIRPGDEATLELRLLTDHRVDLVADRTRTTNRLKALLNSMFPALERALDLGNVGPLVLLTGYQTPAAIRRAGSRRLTAWLRNRKVCNAAALAEKVVEAAERQHTAVVGEKAIAKMVHTLAKEVMVLNEKITETDKLIEGRFREHELADVIQSMPGIGTILGAEFLVAVGGSLDAFPTADRLAAFAGVVPAPRDSGQVSGNDHRPTRYHRRLQRVFYISALVSVQRDPNSRKFYDRKRAEGKRHVQAVLALARRRVNVLWALIRDRRCYQVIPSVTTAA encoded by the coding sequence ATGAGCCGGATATGGGCGGGAACCGACTGCGGCAAGACCCACCACCACTGCCTGGTCCTGGACAGCGAGGGCGACACGCTGCTGTCGCGTCGGGTGGCCAACGACGAGCCGGAACTGCTGAAGCTGATCGGTGACGTCCTGGACCTCGCCGACGGCGGCAAGACGACCTGGGCGCTTGACATGACCGGCGGCGAGCCCGGCCTGCTGATCGCCCTTCTGGTCAACCATGGCCAGGAGCTCGTCTACATCCCCGGTATCGCGGTCAACCGGGCCACCGACAGCTACCGCGGCCAGGGCAAGACGGACGCCCGTGACGCCCGCGTGATCGCCGACCAGGCCCGGATGCGCCGCGACCTCCAGCCGATCCGCCCCGGCGACGAAGCCACGCTCGAGCTGCGGCTGCTGACCGACCACCGCGTCGATCTGGTCGCCGACCGCACCCGCACCACCAACCGGCTCAAGGCCCTGCTGAACAGCATGTTTCCGGCCCTGGAACGGGCCCTCGACCTGGGTAACGTCGGCCCGCTGGTGCTGCTAACCGGTTACCAGACACCGGCAGCGATCCGCCGCGCGGGCAGTCGGCGGCTGACCGCCTGGCTGCGCAACCGCAAGGTCTGCAACGCTGCTGCCCTCGCCGAGAAGGTGGTTGAGGCCGCCGAGCGCCAGCACACCGCCGTCGTGGGTGAGAAGGCCATCGCGAAGATGGTGCACACCCTCGCCAAGGAGGTGATGGTCCTCAACGAGAAGATCACCGAGACCGACAAACTCATCGAGGGCCGGTTTCGCGAACACGAACTGGCCGACGTGATCCAGTCCATGCCCGGCATCGGCACGATCCTCGGTGCCGAGTTCCTCGTCGCCGTCGGCGGCAGCCTGGACGCCTTCCCCACGGCCGACCGGCTCGCGGCCTTCGCCGGCGTGGTCCCCGCCCCACGCGACTCCGGCCAGGTCAGCGGTAACGACCACCGACCGACGAGATACCACCGTCGCCTGCAGCGCGTCTTCTACATCTCCGCGCTGGTCAGCGTCCAACGAGACCCCAACTCACGGAAGTTTTACGACCGCAAGCGCGCCGAGGGGAAACGGCACGTCCAGGCCGTCCTCGCGCTCGCACGCCGTCGCGTCAACGTCCTGTGGGCTCTGATCCGTGACCGACGGTGCTACCAGGTCATACCCTCAGTGACGACGGCGGCTTGA
- a CDS encoding IclR family transcriptional regulator — protein sequence MSTTQISAAGKVLKVLSAFDREHPSQTLSEVAQRTGLALSTTHRVVAELAGWGALERGEDGAWHVGLRLWEIASGCPRTQILRDVALPFMQDLYEVTHENIQLAVREGTELVFIERIAGHRSVELLTMVGTRFPIASTGMGRVLLAHAPQEIQEEVLDSPLRAWTPHTVIDPKALRTQLDRIRREQVFISDRQLSESTVAVAAPVRIGRAGPVSAALGIVITARGASRARRLREPLLRATHGISDELGRRTRATA from the coding sequence GTGAGTACAACCCAGATCTCGGCGGCAGGAAAAGTCCTCAAAGTCCTCTCGGCCTTCGACCGTGAGCACCCGTCGCAGACTCTGTCGGAGGTCGCTCAGCGTACGGGTCTGGCCCTGAGCACCACGCACAGGGTGGTCGCGGAGCTGGCGGGCTGGGGCGCGCTGGAACGCGGAGAGGACGGGGCGTGGCATGTCGGGCTGAGGCTCTGGGAGATCGCCTCGGGGTGCCCGCGCACTCAGATTTTGCGTGATGTGGCACTGCCTTTCATGCAGGACCTCTATGAGGTGACCCACGAGAACATCCAGCTCGCGGTGCGCGAGGGCACAGAGCTCGTGTTCATCGAACGGATCGCCGGGCATCGGTCGGTGGAACTGCTGACCATGGTCGGGACTCGTTTCCCGATCGCCTCCACCGGGATGGGCCGGGTGTTGCTGGCACACGCACCGCAGGAGATCCAGGAGGAGGTCCTCGATTCGCCACTGCGGGCCTGGACCCCGCACACCGTCATCGACCCGAAGGCGCTGCGCACGCAGCTGGACCGTATCCGCCGCGAACAGGTCTTCATCAGCGACCGGCAGCTCTCGGAGAGCACGGTCGCGGTTGCCGCGCCTGTACGGATCGGCCGGGCCGGGCCTGTCAGTGCCGCCCTGGGGATCGTGATCACAGCGCGTGGCGCGAGCCGTGCACGCAGGCTACGGGAGCCGCTTTTGAGGGCCACGCACGGGATCTCCGACGAGCTCGGCCGGCGTACCCGCGCGACTGCCTGA
- a CDS encoding MFS transporter, whose product MTTELRDTTAEERDDARGNRPGPVLVAACLGLFTVFLQTTQTIGTLGAVQADLRLAPADMVWVPSMYTLVVASCVLGAGALADRWGRKRVFLTGTAAMAAGALVLVLADNLATLLVGQAIAGLGGALITPSSLALITHAVRDPRRRAGAIAAWAATSGLGLAVGPLVAGLALRWWTWHAAFWLNLVMAGLAAIVALGRVAESRNPAQRLDWAGQFTAIAGLALLVFWLIDGGHHGYGSARALAAVVAAVLLLAAFALVELRRTAPMVDLRLMRDPSYSVSLLLAGTVLFGFVGLSLLQVLWLQRVRGLTALQVGVQLLAEFGAFIAASVLAGILVRRLGPRVLITAGLLFAAVGAVLFAQVGPGTAFAGYAAAFVLFGFGCGLANAPSTALAVGHVPPGREGEAGGTVNAARQIGAVLGTSILGTLVTTRFEDRVAHVRDPRIAFTDAVTHTTWVAVAVLGAGAVLALGLSAWSRRRATAG is encoded by the coding sequence ATGACCACTGAGCTGCGTGACACAACGGCCGAGGAGCGCGACGACGCCCGCGGCAACCGCCCCGGGCCGGTCCTCGTCGCCGCGTGCCTGGGACTGTTCACGGTGTTCCTCCAGACCACCCAGACCATCGGCACGCTCGGCGCCGTCCAGGCCGATCTGCGCCTCGCCCCGGCCGACATGGTGTGGGTGCCGAGCATGTACACCCTGGTCGTGGCATCCTGCGTACTCGGCGCGGGCGCCCTGGCCGACCGGTGGGGTCGCAAGCGCGTCTTCCTGACCGGGACCGCGGCGATGGCCGCAGGCGCTCTGGTTCTGGTCCTCGCCGACAACCTGGCCACCCTCCTCGTCGGCCAGGCGATCGCCGGTCTGGGCGGTGCCCTGATCACCCCCAGCTCTCTCGCGCTGATCACCCACGCCGTCCGCGACCCGCGCCGCCGTGCCGGGGCGATCGCCGCATGGGCGGCCACCTCCGGGCTGGGCCTGGCCGTCGGCCCCCTTGTCGCGGGCCTCGCACTGCGCTGGTGGACCTGGCACGCGGCCTTCTGGCTCAACCTCGTCATGGCGGGCCTCGCAGCGATCGTCGCGCTCGGCCGGGTCGCCGAGTCCCGCAATCCGGCCCAGCGCCTGGACTGGGCGGGACAGTTCACCGCGATCGCAGGTCTCGCGCTCCTGGTCTTCTGGCTGATCGACGGCGGTCACCACGGCTACGGCTCCGCACGGGCCCTGGCCGCCGTTGTGGCAGCGGTCCTTCTGCTGGCCGCCTTCGCTCTGGTAGAACTGCGCCGTACCGCCCCCATGGTCGACCTGCGGCTGATGCGTGATCCCTCCTACAGCGTCTCCCTCCTGCTGGCCGGGACCGTCCTGTTCGGCTTCGTCGGCCTCAGCCTTCTCCAAGTGCTGTGGCTGCAGCGGGTACGGGGCCTGACCGCCCTGCAGGTGGGCGTTCAACTTCTTGCGGAATTCGGTGCGTTCATCGCCGCCTCGGTCCTGGCTGGCATACTGGTGCGTCGGCTCGGGCCGCGCGTCCTGATCACGGCGGGCCTGCTGTTCGCGGCCGTCGGCGCCGTCCTCTTCGCGCAGGTCGGACCGGGCACCGCGTTCGCCGGGTACGCCGCTGCGTTTGTCCTGTTCGGCTTCGGCTGCGGTCTCGCCAACGCCCCGTCCACCGCCCTCGCCGTCGGCCACGTCCCACCGGGCCGCGAGGGCGAGGCGGGCGGCACCGTCAACGCCGCCCGTCAGATCGGCGCCGTCCTCGGCACCAGTATCCTCGGCACACTGGTCACCACCCGCTTCGAGGACCGCGTCGCCCACGTCCGCGACCCGCGCATCGCCTTCACCGACGCGGTCACCCACACCACCTGGGTCGCGGTCGCGGTCCTCGGCGCCGGCGCCGTATTGGCACTCGGACTGTCGGCCTGGTCCCGCCGCAGGGCAACCGCCGGGTGA
- a CDS encoding acyl-CoA thioesterase domain-containing protein, producing MRTSPPGSTSVTDEAVARIDPLWRSWAGAHGGHVAAAALTAMREQGVGQGRPLRALTAHFLAPVETRPLGLSLTGPRRGRRASTCLFTAHQDGAAVLAGSALFGSGHPGPGYDGRAFPQVPGPADCVPLDLPGGFVAFAQQVEVRPATEALPLAGGELAELVAWVRFTDGRPLDEAAVVTLTDVLPPALFACWRTPRPVPTAELTIHFADTPASEVLTDRALVRIRTEQAGGGWAVDDSEVWSADGRLLALARQARVVQDAPPGERPLALGSPPGDLVNTGGAIALVTEAGRGPGRAVAPVPGRNGGGAPADVLPVLSRHTLPQTGSYGTFESAARPMTNAVREELRAQGTRTVAVYPEFIDTDMAAHVDRAGIIPADVVDQVLDAVEAAREELLADDVPRQAGAMLSGGANHDH from the coding sequence ATGAGGACTTCACCACCCGGCAGCACGTCTGTCACCGATGAGGCGGTGGCCCGGATCGACCCCCTGTGGAGGTCCTGGGCGGGCGCGCACGGGGGGCATGTCGCAGCGGCGGCGCTCACCGCCATGCGGGAACAGGGCGTCGGGCAAGGCCGCCCGCTCCGCGCCCTGACCGCGCACTTCCTCGCCCCTGTCGAGACCCGTCCGCTCGGCCTGTCCCTGACCGGACCCCGTAGGGGACGTCGGGCCTCCACCTGTCTCTTCACGGCCCATCAGGACGGAGCCGCGGTGCTCGCGGGGTCGGCGCTGTTTGGCTCCGGCCACCCGGGGCCCGGCTATGACGGGCGGGCCTTCCCCCAGGTACCGGGTCCGGCCGACTGCGTGCCCCTCGACCTGCCCGGCGGATTCGTGGCCTTCGCCCAGCAGGTGGAAGTGCGACCCGCCACCGAGGCGCTGCCCCTCGCCGGGGGCGAGCTGGCCGAGCTGGTGGCCTGGGTGCGATTCACCGACGGGCGGCCGCTGGACGAGGCCGCGGTCGTCACCCTCACCGATGTCCTCCCGCCCGCCCTGTTCGCGTGCTGGCGCACCCCGCGTCCGGTGCCGACCGCCGAGCTGACCATCCACTTCGCCGACACGCCGGCCTCCGAGGTACTCACGGACCGGGCCCTCGTCCGGATCCGTACCGAACAGGCCGGCGGCGGCTGGGCGGTCGACGACAGCGAGGTGTGGTCGGCCGACGGCCGACTGCTGGCCCTCGCCCGGCAGGCCCGCGTCGTCCAGGACGCCCCCCCCGGAGAACGCCCCCTCGCCCTCGGCAGCCCCCCGGGAGACCTCGTGAACACCGGCGGAGCCATCGCGCTCGTCACCGAAGCAGGCCGCGGACCGGGCCGCGCCGTCGCCCCCGTCCCCGGAAGGAACGGTGGCGGGGCCCCGGCCGACGTACTCCCCGTGCTCTCCCGGCACACGCTGCCGCAGACCGGCTCGTACGGCACCTTTGAGTCGGCGGCCCGGCCGATGACCAACGCGGTGCGCGAGGAGCTGCGTGCGCAGGGCACCCGCACCGTCGCCGTGTACCCGGAGTTCATCGACACCGACATGGCCGCCCACGTCGACCGGGCCGGGATCATCCCTGCCGACGTGGTCGACCAGGTCCTCGACGCCGTCGAGGCCGCCCGCGAGGAACTCCTCGCCGACGACGTCCCCCGCCAGGCCGGGGCCATGCTGTCCGGAGGAGCGAACCATGACCACTGA
- a CDS encoding leucine-rich repeat domain-containing protein, whose product MTDDESQSGPSVPPALTTVHSPVGYRLISAQEAEERFRVSADVGYPYAEFADEQEIRLYEGGLHVAGHLEPEGDSDWVPYNTVVDGDLTVDGDLDWWDDCDGNFLMVTGSLRARNVFLSGCPNVVVRGDLEVTGGICGSYGDGGWLVVCGRTRARIVISVSYFGMTFAEQPQALLVAENGPSNCPVDFTDEELDTVLLPELLDDDGTADEGKIAEALREGRQVLRAGVRPSHLAALEELDALLVRAEEVTGLDLSGRKLRHFPEQLLSFPNLRVLSLEGNAELKTIDPRIGELAALEELHLAGTQLTGLPESIGRLRNLRLLDISDNAFTALPDSLGDLDRLEVLRAAWLTCPLPDTLARLHTLRELDLSRQHQGRYHCDTLVDFPPIVTRLTGLRTLDLSYVWLASVPDELLNLTELEELNLSNSLSARLTRLPDLARLPRLRVLRLNGRAPGSNQPPPSRDLLSGIWDITTLEHLEIDRWGKKTFDGRKARTAFRALPDDAFTHLSNLRHIDLSFNELTTLPESFFGLRRLEFAGLRYTKLDRPTLERLRAMFPRTRLDLRDTGTKEVVHDPNWQSVHALVRTGAEKQAAQDHAAAVTAFEEAVALCVPGACYSDHDRLYAHYGLVNALGQLADNAPDADRPEPATKLIRYAEQTLSLIPGTIWHFTDEGAFQEEVKRRTGNALAWHLLHSGEPERALAAVEQALTVADAPEYDFVRDTQVRVLLALGRTDDAYRVADQILTRDPSFGDLTDIAALPEFQSWRQTQRTAAPEAPGSAR is encoded by the coding sequence ATGACCGATGACGAATCCCAGAGCGGCCCGTCAGTACCCCCCGCCCTCACAACGGTGCACTCACCGGTGGGGTACCGCCTCATCAGCGCCCAGGAGGCGGAGGAGCGGTTCCGGGTCTCCGCCGATGTCGGCTACCCGTACGCCGAGTTCGCCGACGAGCAGGAGATCCGCTTGTACGAGGGCGGTCTGCATGTCGCGGGCCATCTGGAGCCGGAGGGCGACAGCGACTGGGTGCCGTACAACACCGTCGTGGACGGTGATCTGACCGTCGACGGTGACCTGGACTGGTGGGACGACTGCGACGGCAACTTCCTCATGGTGACGGGCAGTCTGCGGGCCCGCAACGTGTTCCTGTCCGGCTGCCCCAACGTGGTGGTGCGCGGGGACCTGGAAGTGACCGGCGGCATCTGCGGCTCATACGGGGACGGCGGTTGGCTCGTGGTGTGCGGGCGGACCCGCGCCCGGATCGTCATCAGCGTGTCGTACTTCGGCATGACCTTCGCCGAGCAGCCGCAGGCACTGCTCGTCGCCGAGAACGGGCCGTCCAACTGCCCGGTGGACTTCACCGACGAGGAACTGGACACCGTCCTGCTGCCCGAACTCCTCGACGATGACGGCACGGCCGACGAGGGGAAGATCGCGGAGGCCTTGCGCGAGGGGCGGCAGGTGCTGCGCGCCGGGGTCCGGCCGAGCCATCTGGCCGCCCTGGAGGAGCTGGACGCGCTGCTGGTGCGTGCGGAGGAGGTGACAGGACTCGACCTGTCCGGACGCAAGCTGAGGCACTTCCCCGAGCAGCTCCTCTCCTTCCCCAACCTGCGGGTCCTCTCCCTGGAGGGCAACGCCGAGCTCAAGACAATCGACCCGCGCATCGGCGAGCTGGCCGCCCTCGAAGAACTCCACCTGGCCGGGACACAGCTGACCGGGCTGCCCGAGTCCATCGGCCGGCTGCGGAACCTGCGGCTGCTGGACATCTCCGACAACGCCTTCACAGCCCTGCCGGACTCCCTCGGCGACCTGGACCGCCTGGAGGTGCTGCGCGCCGCATGGCTGACCTGCCCGCTCCCCGACACGCTCGCCCGGCTGCACACGCTGCGCGAACTGGACCTGTCCCGCCAGCACCAGGGCCGCTACCACTGCGACACCCTGGTCGACTTCCCCCCGATCGTCACCCGCCTGACCGGACTGAGGACACTCGACCTGTCGTACGTCTGGCTGGCCTCCGTCCCCGACGAGCTGCTGAACCTGACCGAACTGGAGGAACTCAACCTGAGCAACTCCCTGTCCGCCCGACTGACGCGGCTGCCCGACCTGGCCCGGCTGCCCCGGCTGCGCGTCCTGCGCCTGAACGGCAGAGCCCCGGGCTCCAACCAGCCCCCGCCCAGCCGCGACCTGCTCTCCGGAATCTGGGACATCACCACCCTCGAACACCTGGAGATCGACCGCTGGGGCAAGAAAACGTTCGACGGCCGGAAGGCGCGCACCGCCTTCCGCGCGCTGCCCGACGACGCGTTCACCCACCTGTCGAACCTGCGGCACATCGACCTGTCGTTCAACGAACTCACCACCCTCCCAGAGTCGTTCTTCGGACTGCGCCGGCTCGAGTTCGCGGGCCTGCGGTACACCAAGCTCGACCGGCCCACGCTGGAGCGGCTGCGCGCGATGTTTCCGCGGACCCGGCTCGACCTGCGAGACACCGGCACCAAGGAGGTCGTCCACGACCCGAACTGGCAGTCCGTGCACGCCCTGGTCAGGACCGGCGCCGAGAAGCAGGCCGCACAGGACCACGCGGCGGCCGTCACCGCCTTCGAGGAAGCCGTCGCGCTCTGCGTTCCGGGCGCGTGCTACTCCGACCACGACCGGCTCTACGCCCACTACGGCCTGGTCAACGCCCTCGGCCAACTCGCCGACAACGCCCCGGACGCCGACCGCCCCGAACCGGCCACGAAGCTCATCCGTTACGCCGAGCAGACACTCTCCCTGATACCCGGCACGATCTGGCACTTCACCGACGAGGGCGCCTTCCAGGAAGAGGTCAAACGCCGCACCGGCAACGCCCTCGCCTGGCATCTGCTGCACAGCGGCGAACCCGAGCGCGCGCTCGCCGCCGTCGAGCAGGCACTGACCGTCGCCGACGCCCCGGAGTACGACTTCGTCCGCGACACCCAGGTCCGCGTCCTGCTCGCCCTCGGCCGCACCGACGACGCCTACCGGGTCGCCGACCAGATCCTCACCCGCGACCCCTCCTTCGGCGACCTCACCGACATCGCCGCCCTACCCGAATTCCAGTCGTGGCGGCAGACCCAGCGCACCGCCGCACCCGAGGCCCCGGGGAGCGCCCGGTGA
- a CDS encoding GNAT family N-acetyltransferase, giving the protein MRHLVDRREARRRGADVVHFLGARTEEGEVASWADLYLDPATGTAQIEDLVTSEAHLRRGYADAVLTTALRLAADKDCDTRFLTADATDWPRHWYERRGFSVIGRSHCFERD; this is encoded by the coding sequence ATACGCCACCTCGTCGACCGCCGCGAGGCTCGCCGCCGCGGGGCCGATGTCGTTCACTTCCTCGGTGCCCGCACGGAGGAGGGCGAGGTCGCCTCATGGGCCGACCTCTATCTGGACCCGGCAACTGGCACCGCCCAGATCGAGGACCTGGTCACCTCGGAGGCCCACCTCAGGCGCGGCTACGCCGATGCCGTCCTGACCACCGCCTTGCGCCTGGCCGCCGACAAGGACTGCGATACCCGGTTCCTGACCGCGGATGCGACGGACTGGCCACGGCACTGGTACGAGCGCCGCGGCTTCTCCGTCATCGGCCGCTCTCACTGCTTTGAACGGGACTGA
- a CDS encoding IS110 family transposase encodes MSQPIEVIGGIDTHTDLHQAAVIDTIGRHLATEAFPTTPTGYRDLLEWLHSHGQVLVVGMEGTGSFGAELSRYLHTNQITVIEVDRPDRRARRAAGKSDPIDAYAAATAVLAGRATGTPKHRDGAVEAIRGLRVVRASAVKARTQTINQIKSLIITAPAAVREALRSLTTTELVRRLAASRPGTDLAAPATAVKLALKRLAKRYRHLSEEIADADADLRVLITRTAPGLLALPGVGTETAGQLLVTAGDNPDRLASEASFAHLCAASPVPASSGRTDRHRLNRGGDRQANRALHTIVLVRMRHDPRTRDYVARRTLEGLKTKDIFRCLKRFVAREVYRHLTSAFTGAPGPSPAA; translated from the coding sequence ATGTCACAGCCGATCGAGGTGATCGGCGGGATCGACACCCACACCGATCTCCACCAGGCCGCCGTCATCGACACCATCGGCCGACACCTGGCCACCGAGGCGTTCCCCACAACGCCCACGGGCTACCGAGACCTGCTGGAATGGCTGCACTCCCACGGCCAAGTACTGGTCGTGGGCATGGAGGGCACAGGCTCCTTCGGTGCCGAACTTTCCCGCTATCTCCATACCAACCAGATCACTGTCATCGAGGTGGACCGACCCGACCGTCGTGCTCGTCGCGCGGCTGGGAAGTCCGACCCCATTGATGCCTACGCCGCCGCCACCGCGGTACTCGCCGGCCGCGCCACAGGCACCCCGAAGCACCGCGATGGTGCGGTCGAGGCAATCCGCGGACTGCGCGTGGTACGCGCCAGCGCCGTCAAGGCCCGCACTCAGACCATCAACCAGATCAAATCACTGATCATCACCGCGCCCGCTGCGGTACGCGAAGCACTGCGCTCGCTGACCACCACCGAGCTGGTCCGACGGCTCGCCGCCAGCCGTCCGGGCACCGACCTGGCTGCCCCGGCCACAGCCGTCAAACTGGCCCTCAAGCGTCTGGCCAAGCGCTACCGGCATTTGAGCGAGGAGATAGCAGACGCGGACGCCGACCTGCGCGTCCTGATCACTCGCACCGCCCCCGGCCTGCTCGCGCTGCCGGGCGTCGGGACCGAGACCGCCGGGCAGCTACTGGTCACCGCCGGCGACAACCCCGACAGGCTCGCTTCAGAGGCCTCATTCGCCCACCTGTGCGCCGCCTCACCCGTGCCAGCCTCATCCGGGCGCACAGACCGCCACCGACTCAACCGTGGTGGAGACCGCCAGGCCAACCGCGCGCTGCACACAATCGTGCTGGTCCGCATGCGTCACGACCCGCGCACCCGCGACTACGTCGCACGACGCACCCTCGAAGGACTCAAGACGAAGGACATCTTCAGATGCCTCAAGCGCTTCGTCGCGCGAGAGGTCTACCGCCACCTCACCAGCGCATTCACCGGCGCACCCGGGCCGTCTCCTGCAGCTTGA
- a CDS encoding winged helix-turn-helix transcriptional regulator: MTVAHPRPCSIANSLAVIGERWSLLALREVFFGVRRFDRIAANTGASRDILTARLKKLVENGVLAKELYQAHPPRYEYTLTEAGLALHPVLLALKEWGDHYVTEGEAPTVFRHDCGAVLHPRTVCDACSRPVPPDSARAVRIGGVPQRSAADSPGAPSPTDT; this comes from the coding sequence ATGACCGTCGCCCACCCGCGCCCCTGTTCCATCGCGAACTCGCTCGCCGTCATCGGCGAGCGCTGGAGCCTGCTCGCGCTGCGGGAGGTGTTCTTCGGGGTGCGCCGCTTCGACCGGATCGCCGCGAACACCGGCGCCAGCCGGGACATCCTCACCGCCCGGCTGAAGAAGCTCGTGGAGAACGGCGTCCTGGCCAAGGAGCTCTACCAGGCCCACCCGCCGCGCTACGAGTACACGCTGACCGAGGCCGGACTCGCGCTGCACCCGGTCCTGCTCGCCCTCAAGGAGTGGGGCGACCACTACGTGACCGAGGGAGAGGCCCCGACGGTGTTCCGGCACGACTGCGGCGCGGTCCTCCATCCGCGCACCGTCTGCGACGCCTGCAGCCGGCCCGTCCCTCCCGACAGCGCCCGCGCGGTCCGCATCGGTGGCGTCCCCCAGCGCTCCGCGGCAGACTCCCCCGGCGCACCGTCGCCGACGGACACGTGA
- a CDS encoding substrate-binding domain-containing protein — translation MNREISGLSSMATRPILAELSEHIRLAHGIPVRFEAAGGVETARRVREGAEADLLVLADGALAALGKDGHLLADTVRPLWISQVVTAVPEGTPVPALGSESDLRAALLSAKRIAYSTGPSGTALIDLISRLDLTDTLRDRLVQAAPGVPAGSLLSSGQADLAFQQHSELMDLPGVVVVGPLPGDTAITSLFSGGVLASSTQPVRAREVLDLLGSDTASKAARARGMRARGE, via the coding sequence GTGAACCGAGAGATCTCTGGGCTGTCCTCGATGGCGACGCGGCCGATACTGGCCGAGCTTTCCGAGCACATCCGACTCGCCCACGGCATTCCGGTGCGATTCGAGGCCGCCGGCGGGGTCGAGACCGCACGGCGAGTACGAGAAGGCGCTGAGGCCGACCTTCTTGTGCTCGCAGATGGAGCGTTGGCTGCGCTGGGGAAGGACGGGCACCTCCTGGCGGACACGGTGCGCCCGCTGTGGATCTCCCAGGTCGTCACCGCCGTGCCGGAGGGAACGCCGGTTCCAGCACTCGGCTCGGAATCCGACCTGCGGGCCGCTCTCCTGTCCGCGAAGAGGATCGCCTACTCCACAGGCCCGAGCGGGACGGCACTCATCGATCTGATCAGCAGGCTGGATCTCACCGACACGCTTCGGGACCGACTTGTTCAGGCAGCACCAGGTGTGCCTGCCGGCAGCCTGTTGTCGTCCGGACAGGCCGACCTGGCCTTTCAGCAGCACAGCGAGCTGATGGACCTGCCAGGTGTCGTTGTCGTCGGACCGCTGCCGGGCGACACCGCGATCACCTCGCTCTTCAGCGGGGGCGTACTTGCCTCCTCCACTCAGCCGGTCCGTGCCCGCGAAGTCCTCGATCTCCTGGGGTCCGATACGGCATCAAAGGCCGCCCGCGCCCGGGGCATGCGGGCGCGGGGGGAGTGA